The Micropterus dolomieu isolate WLL.071019.BEF.003 ecotype Adirondacks linkage group LG20, ASM2129224v1, whole genome shotgun sequence genome has a segment encoding these proteins:
- the LOC123959324 gene encoding zona pellucida sperm-binding protein 1-like isoform X2: protein MHGCGIPTGEKVTCGQSRISSSDCEMMGCCVDSSTSACYYPMDVGETMIYLAEVQTVIQSLTLQYGVITTRDPLRFMVECRYSKAGVAPQSLTSVGYMVKTPSPSLPSAVLSHGLYAVDLRIAKDQTYSSYLHTKNRPLRLLLGNPVYLEMRLRSPKPDAVILVNYCVAYPCSARNALVLIYEGSISCALQKCV, encoded by the exons ATGCATG GTTGCGGCATCCCCACAGGAGAGAAGGTGACTTGTGGCCAGTCAAGAATATCATCCTCAGACTGTGAGATGATGGGATGCTGTGTGGATTCTTCTACATCTGCCTGCTACTACCCAATGGATG TTGGTGAGACAATGATCTATCTGGCTGAAGTGCAGACTGTCATCCAATCTCTGACCCTCCAGTATGGTGTAATTACAACACGAGATCCACTCAG GTTCATGGTTGAGTGTCGCTATAGCAAAGCAGGTGTTGCTCCACAGTCCCTAACCAGCGTTGGCTACATGGTGAAGACCCCGAGTCCCAGCTTGCCATCAGCAGTCCTCTCTCATGGCTTATATGCTGTTGACTTGAGAATTGCTAAAG ATCAGACGTATTCAAGCTACTTGCACACAAAAAATCGGCCCTTACGACTGCTCCTGGGCAATCCAGTCTATCTTGAAATGCGCCTCAGATCACCAAAACCAGATGCAGTAATCCTTGTCAACTACTGTGTAGCTTACCCTTGCTCTGCAAGGAATGCACTGGTGCTTATTTATGAAGG ATCTATTTCATGTGCTCTACAGAAGTGTGTTTAG
- the LOC123959324 gene encoding zona pellucida sperm-binding protein 1-like isoform X1 has translation MHGCGIPTGEKVTCGQSRISSSDCEMMGCCVDSSTSACYYPMDVGETMIYLAEVQTVIQSLTLQYGVITTRDPLRFMVECRYSKAGVAPQSLTSVGYMVKTPSPSLPSAVLSHGLYAVDLRIAKDQTYSSYLHTKNRPLRLLLGNPVYLEMRLRSPKPDAVILVNYCVAYPCSARNALVLIYEGCPNLYAPNVSILKIIECKKAVRG, from the exons ATGCATG GTTGCGGCATCCCCACAGGAGAGAAGGTGACTTGTGGCCAGTCAAGAATATCATCCTCAGACTGTGAGATGATGGGATGCTGTGTGGATTCTTCTACATCTGCCTGCTACTACCCAATGGATG TTGGTGAGACAATGATCTATCTGGCTGAAGTGCAGACTGTCATCCAATCTCTGACCCTCCAGTATGGTGTAATTACAACACGAGATCCACTCAG GTTCATGGTTGAGTGTCGCTATAGCAAAGCAGGTGTTGCTCCACAGTCCCTAACCAGCGTTGGCTACATGGTGAAGACCCCGAGTCCCAGCTTGCCATCAGCAGTCCTCTCTCATGGCTTATATGCTGTTGACTTGAGAATTGCTAAAG ATCAGACGTATTCAAGCTACTTGCACACAAAAAATCGGCCCTTACGACTGCTCCTGGGCAATCCAGTCTATCTTGAAATGCGCCTCAGATCACCAAAACCAGATGCAGTAATCCTTGTCAACTACTGTGTAGCTTACCCTTGCTCTGCAAGGAATGCACTGGTGCTTATTTATGAAGG GTGTCCCAACCTTTATGCTCCAAATGTGTCCATCCTTAAAATCATTGAATGCAAAAAGGCGGTTCGTGGTTGA